Proteins from a genomic interval of Mycobacterium conspicuum:
- a CDS encoding AMP-binding protein, which yields MLETSLPKLLRERATRQPDDTAFTFIDYEKDMDGVAESVTWPQLYRRVLNVARELRLCASPGDRAVILAPQSLDYIVAFLGALQAGVIAVPLSVPMGGVADERVDSVLRDAEPVAILTTSAVVGHIASHIAPQPGESAPSIIEVDLLDLDAPAQFDAGEDAYAGYPNTAYLQYTSGSTRRPAGVMVSYENIRINYDLTMRGFFQRSAGVTPPEHTIVLWLPFYHDLGLIMGVCTPVLEGCRAVLTSPVSFLQRPARWMQMLASYPDASSGAPNFAFELALRKISDDDMAGYDLGRVSTLISGAERVRPDTVKRFAERFARFNLPAAALRPTYGLAESTLYVATTTQGQPPKVVDFESGKLSVGQAQRCANGTGTALVSYQAVQAPTVRIVDPDTHAECSEGSTGEIWVHGGNVCLGYWRKLDETERTFRATILEPSAGTPEGPWLRTGDLGFLSDGELFIVGRIKDLLIVYGRNHAAEDIEATVQEITAGRVVAITVPRDGMEQLVVIAEVKARGNSAEDAAHRFAALKRDVTSAISTSHGLGVADLVLVSPGSIPITTSGKLRRAACVDQYQRDEFVRVDGA from the coding sequence GTGCTTGAGACATCCCTGCCAAAGCTGCTGCGCGAGCGCGCCACTCGACAACCCGACGACACGGCGTTCACGTTCATCGACTACGAGAAGGACATGGACGGCGTCGCGGAAAGCGTGACCTGGCCGCAGTTGTATCGGCGAGTGCTGAATGTCGCGCGCGAGCTTCGACTGTGCGCCTCCCCCGGTGACCGCGCCGTGATTTTGGCGCCCCAAAGCCTCGACTACATCGTCGCCTTCCTGGGCGCGCTGCAGGCCGGGGTCATCGCGGTTCCGCTTTCGGTCCCGATGGGCGGCGTCGCCGATGAGCGCGTCGATTCGGTGCTGCGCGACGCGGAGCCGGTCGCCATTCTCACGACGTCCGCCGTCGTGGGGCACATCGCGTCGCACATCGCGCCTCAGCCCGGCGAATCCGCGCCGTCGATCATCGAGGTTGATTTGCTGGATTTGGATGCGCCAGCACAATTCGATGCCGGCGAAGACGCGTACGCCGGTTATCCGAACACCGCGTATTTGCAATACACGTCCGGCTCGACCCGACGGCCCGCCGGCGTGATGGTTTCCTACGAAAACATTCGGATCAATTACGACTTGACGATGCGCGGCTTTTTTCAGCGCAGCGCGGGCGTCACCCCGCCGGAACACACGATTGTGCTGTGGCTGCCGTTCTATCACGACCTGGGCCTGATCATGGGTGTCTGCACGCCGGTCCTCGAGGGCTGCCGCGCGGTGCTCACCAGCCCGGTGTCCTTCCTGCAGCGTCCGGCCCGGTGGATGCAAATGCTCGCGTCCTATCCCGACGCATCCAGCGGCGCGCCCAACTTCGCGTTCGAGTTGGCACTACGCAAGATATCCGACGACGACATGGCCGGATACGACCTCGGCAGGGTGTCGACCCTGATCAGCGGCGCCGAGCGGGTCCGTCCCGACACCGTCAAACGCTTTGCCGAGCGGTTCGCGCGCTTCAACCTTCCGGCCGCCGCGCTTCGGCCGACGTACGGGCTCGCGGAATCGACGTTGTACGTCGCGACCACCACCCAGGGTCAACCCCCGAAGGTCGTCGATTTCGAGTCCGGCAAGCTTTCCGTCGGCCAGGCCCAGCGCTGCGCCAACGGCACCGGCACCGCCCTGGTCAGCTATCAGGCAGTGCAGGCACCGACCGTGCGGATCGTCGACCCCGACACCCACGCCGAATGCTCGGAGGGCAGCACCGGCGAGATTTGGGTGCACGGCGGCAACGTCTGCCTTGGCTATTGGCGAAAACTCGACGAAACCGAGCGCACGTTCCGCGCCACCATCCTGGAACCGTCGGCCGGCACCCCCGAAGGCCCCTGGCTGCGCACCGGCGACCTGGGCTTCCTGTCCGACGGCGAGCTGTTCATCGTCGGCCGCATCAAGGATCTTTTGATCGTGTACGGGCGCAACCACGCGGCCGAAGACATCGAGGCCACGGTCCAAGAGATCACCGCCGGCCGCGTCGTGGCGATCACCGTTCCCCGTGACGGCATGGAGCAGCTCGTCGTCATCGCGGAGGTCAAGGCGCGGGGCAACTCGGCCGAGGATGCGGCGCACCGGTTCGCCGCGCTCAAGCGCGACGTGACCTCGGCGATCTCGACGTCACACGGCCTCGGCGTCGCCGATCTGGTATTGGTGTCGCCCGGTTCGATACCGATCACCACCAGCGGCAAGCTGCGGCGCGCGGCGTGCGTCGACCAGTACCAGCGTGACGAGTTTGTCCGGGTGGACGGGGCCTAA
- a CDS encoding MMPL/RND family transporter — protein MSTERPQPPFIARTIRRLSIPIILGWVALTLAVTFLVPPLERVGEEHSVPLAPQDAPSVQAMVGMGKAFQESDSDSFAMIVLEGQQELGEDARTYYRKLVRALRNDPRHVEHVQDLWGDRVTAAGVQSPDGKATYVQLNLAGNQGTTLAQESVTAVRQIIKQTPPPPGVKVYLTGPAALIPDMVRSGNDSLLKMTVIAGVIIFVVLLFVYRSVATVILLVIGVGVEVGSARGIIAFLGDHNVVVLSTFAINLLVALSMAAGTDYGIFLFGRYQEARQAGEDPETAYYTTYRGVAPVVLGSGLTIAGAMLCLSATRMPIFQTIGVPCAVGMLVAVAVALTLVPAVLTTGSHFGLCDPRRKLAQQRWRGIGTAIVRWPAPILVTTLAIALIGLVTLPGYKTSYDDRPYLPKDLPANLGFAAADRHFSQSRMLPDILMIQADHDMRNPSDFLVLHRLAKAIFRVPGISRVQGITRPEGTPIEHTSIPFLISMQNAAMLKNIELIKPRINDMLRQADAMSKQIAILKHMYALQQQITDIAHHTVGLAIEVESLVDEVENHLMDFDDFFRPIRSYFYWEKHCYDIPICWAIRSIFELFDGLDKMHDKLHDMIKDAVKLDGLTAQLLTVTPKLIEIAEATRAAILTNHSTMAGLFGELDGMNQNATAMGQAFDAAKNDDTFFLPPEVFNNTDFKRAMASFISPDGKAARFIISHSGDPATPEGIARIKPIRTAAEEALKTTPLENAKISLAGAASTYKDFDDGSRYDLWIALVGALCLIFVIMLALTRSFVAAMVIVGTVVLSLGASFGLSVLAWQYILGIKLHWMVLPMSVIVLLAVGSDYNLLLVARMKEEIAAGINTGIIRAMGGTGKVVTNAGLVFAFTMASMIFSDLRVIGQLGTTIGLGLMFDTLVVRSFMTPSIAALLGRWFWWPQTVRPRPASFMLRSAPPRAVVRALLYKEEHRGDDAATVEFPRLSV, from the coding sequence ATGAGCACCGAACGCCCGCAACCGCCCTTTATCGCGCGGACGATCCGCAGGCTTTCCATTCCCATCATTTTGGGGTGGGTGGCTTTGACGCTGGCGGTGACGTTTCTGGTGCCCCCGCTAGAGCGGGTCGGTGAAGAGCATTCCGTACCCTTGGCCCCTCAAGATGCGCCGTCGGTGCAGGCCATGGTGGGCATGGGCAAGGCGTTCCAGGAGTCCGATTCGGACAGTTTCGCGATGATCGTGCTGGAAGGGCAGCAGGAGCTCGGGGAGGACGCTCGTACCTACTACCGCAAATTGGTGCGTGCGCTGAGAAATGACCCACGCCATGTCGAACACGTGCAGGATTTGTGGGGAGATCGTGTCACGGCGGCGGGCGTACAGAGCCCCGACGGCAAGGCCACCTATGTGCAGTTGAACCTGGCCGGCAACCAGGGCACCACCCTGGCCCAGGAATCCGTGACGGCGGTCCGGCAGATCATCAAGCAGACGCCGCCCCCTCCCGGGGTCAAGGTGTATCTCACCGGCCCGGCCGCGCTCATTCCGGACATGGTGCGCAGCGGTAACGACTCCCTGCTGAAGATGACCGTGATAGCCGGCGTGATCATCTTCGTGGTTTTGCTGTTCGTCTACCGTTCGGTGGCCACCGTGATCCTGCTGGTGATCGGGGTGGGCGTCGAAGTGGGTTCGGCCCGGGGAATCATAGCGTTCCTCGGCGATCACAACGTCGTGGTGCTGTCGACGTTCGCCATCAATCTGCTGGTGGCGCTCTCGATGGCGGCCGGGACCGACTACGGGATCTTTCTCTTTGGTCGTTATCAGGAGGCCCGCCAGGCCGGCGAAGACCCCGAGACGGCCTACTACACCACCTATCGCGGGGTCGCTCCCGTCGTCTTGGGCTCCGGTTTGACGATCGCCGGCGCGATGTTGTGCCTGAGCGCGACCCGGATGCCCATTTTCCAGACCATCGGTGTGCCGTGCGCGGTGGGCATGCTCGTCGCGGTCGCGGTCGCGCTCACGCTGGTCCCGGCGGTCCTGACCACCGGCAGTCACTTCGGGTTGTGCGACCCCAGGCGCAAGCTCGCGCAACAGCGGTGGCGTGGGATCGGGACCGCGATCGTCCGCTGGCCCGCGCCCATTCTCGTGACGACGTTGGCGATCGCGCTGATCGGCCTGGTGACGCTGCCGGGCTACAAGACGAGCTACGACGACCGGCCCTATCTACCCAAAGACCTGCCGGCTAATTTGGGCTTTGCGGCCGCCGATCGCCATTTCTCGCAATCGCGAATGTTGCCCGACATTCTCATGATTCAAGCGGACCACGATATGCGTAACCCGTCGGATTTCCTGGTGCTGCACAGATTAGCCAAGGCGATATTCCGGGTTCCCGGCATCTCTCGGGTGCAGGGCATCACTCGGCCCGAGGGAACACCGATTGAGCACACTTCGATACCTTTCCTGATCAGCATGCAAAACGCGGCGATGCTCAAAAATATTGAGCTCATCAAGCCCCGCATCAACGACATGCTCAGGCAGGCCGACGCAATGTCTAAGCAAATCGCGATACTCAAGCACATGTACGCCCTGCAGCAGCAGATCACTGACATTGCCCACCACACGGTCGGCCTGGCGATCGAGGTGGAAAGCCTCGTGGACGAGGTGGAAAACCACCTCATGGATTTCGACGACTTCTTCAGGCCAATTCGAAGTTACTTCTACTGGGAAAAGCACTGCTACGACATTCCCATTTGCTGGGCGATCAGATCCATATTTGAGCTATTCGATGGCCTCGATAAGATGCACGATAAATTGCACGACATGATTAAAGACGCGGTGAAGTTGGATGGGCTGACGGCGCAGCTGCTCACGGTGACCCCGAAGCTGATCGAAATCGCTGAGGCCACGCGGGCCGCGATATTGACCAACCACAGCACCATGGCCGGGCTCTTCGGCGAGCTGGACGGGATGAACCAAAACGCCACCGCCATGGGGCAGGCGTTCGACGCGGCAAAGAATGACGATACCTTTTTCCTGCCGCCCGAGGTCTTTAACAACACGGACTTCAAGCGCGCGATGGCGTCGTTCATCTCGCCGGACGGGAAAGCGGCCCGATTCATCATTTCGCATAGTGGCGATCCCGCCACGCCCGAGGGTATAGCGCGGATCAAGCCGATCAGGACGGCGGCCGAAGAAGCGCTCAAGACGACGCCTTTGGAGAACGCCAAGATTTCTCTCGCCGGCGCCGCGTCGACCTACAAGGACTTCGACGACGGCTCCCGATACGACCTCTGGATCGCGCTCGTTGGTGCGCTTTGCCTCATTTTCGTCATTATGCTTGCCCTCACCCGAAGTTTTGTGGCTGCCATGGTCATCGTGGGTACGGTGGTGCTTTCCTTGGGCGCATCATTTGGGCTGTCGGTGCTGGCGTGGCAGTACATTCTGGGCATCAAATTGCACTGGATGGTGCTTCCGATGTCCGTGATCGTCCTATTGGCCGTGGGATCTGACTACAACTTGCTTCTGGTAGCCCGGATGAAAGAGGAAATCGCCGCCGGCATAAACACCGGCATCATTCGCGCCATGGGCGGCACCGGGAAGGTCGTGACAAATGCGGGCCTGGTGTTCGCCTTCACCATGGCCTCGATGATCTTCAGCGATTTGCGGGTCATCGGCCAGCTCGGGACCACCATCGGCCTGGGCCTGATGTTCGACACCTTGGTCGTGCGCTCGTTCATGACCCCGTCAATTGCCGCACTGCTCGGCCGTTGGTTCTGGTGGCCGCAAACGGTCCGACCGCGCCCCGCCAGTTTCATGCTTCGGTCGGCACCGCCGCGCGCGGTGGTGCGCGCCTTGCTGTACAAGGAGGAGCACCGCGGCGACGACGCGGCCACCGTCGAGTTCCCCAGGCTCTCCGTCTAG
- a CDS encoding MMPL/RND family transporter — protein MSNHQLRQGRPFVARTIRRFSVLIILAWLAIIGVLNFCVPPLEQVEHEHAVTLSPSDAPSVTASKRLDEDFKVANEGGGGGVASIVLEGQQPLGDDAHRYYDRLIAQLKDDTKHVQRIQDWWGDELTRHAAQSSDGKAAYVQVILTAGNESVEAVQRIVARTPAPPGVKAFVTGPAAINADMSHSGDRTVATITLASLAVIFIMLLLVYRSLITVILLLVVVGIELQLARGIVAFIGHLGMIGLTTFAVNLLVSLVIAAGTDYGIFFVGRYQEARQAGADREAAYYTAYHGVTKVVVASGLTIAGALFCLIFTRLPSFYLLAIPCAVGVLVAVAVAVTLIPAVLTVGGRFGLLDPKRRIHAGIWRRVGTAIVRWPAPILIATLAVTLVGLLTLPGYRPSYNDQQFIPKDIPGNLGYEAAARHFPPSAMMAPELLLVETNHDLRDPADFLVLEKLTKAVLAVPGVATVQSVTRPEGTPIQHTSIPYMLSMQAAGQQQFLVFQRARMNDLLKQVDLITEAINTTQRLYEITKQMVATTHDIAVNTHEVQDLTNDLRDNVSDFEDFFRPIRAYFYWEKHCYDIPVCLALRSVFDSLDGVDSLADKLKDLVADIDKIDLLLPEVLAQLPETIAIMQESRTMLLTMHSTMSGTLGDMGDDSGNATALGKAFDNSKNDDSFYLPPEVLKNKNFQRVMNLFLSPDGKDLRILILQKGDPASTDGISRVDAIKSAAGEALKGTPLEDAKIYLTGTAAGTKDLVQGSTYDLMIAGVAALCLIFIVMLIMTRSFVAALVIVGTVLLSLGASFGLSVFAWQDLLGIQIHWSVLVMSVIVLLAVGADYNLLLVARMKEEIGAGINTGIIRAMGGTGKVVTNAGLVFAFTMASMLVSDLRTIGQVGTTIGLGLLFDTLVVRAFMTPSVAALLGRWFWWPQKVRPRPASSMLRPTGPRPLVRALLLR, from the coding sequence ATGAGCAACCATCAGCTGCGGCAGGGCCGGCCATTCGTGGCGCGGACGATACGCCGGTTTTCGGTGCTCATCATTTTGGCGTGGTTGGCGATCATCGGTGTCCTGAATTTCTGCGTGCCCCCGCTAGAACAGGTCGAGCACGAGCACGCGGTCACCCTGTCCCCCAGCGACGCGCCATCCGTCACGGCATCAAAGCGGTTGGACGAGGACTTCAAGGTCGCGAATGAAGGGGGTGGCGGCGGCGTCGCGTCGATCGTCTTGGAGGGTCAGCAACCTCTCGGCGACGACGCCCACAGATACTACGATCGCCTGATTGCGCAGCTCAAAGACGACACCAAGCACGTGCAACGCATCCAGGACTGGTGGGGCGATGAGCTAACCAGACACGCCGCGCAAAGCTCCGACGGCAAGGCGGCCTATGTCCAGGTGATCCTCACCGCGGGCAACGAATCGGTCGAAGCCGTGCAGCGTATCGTCGCACGGACACCGGCACCGCCGGGTGTCAAAGCGTTTGTCACCGGGCCCGCAGCGATCAACGCCGATATGAGCCACAGTGGCGACAGGACGGTCGCCACGATCACGCTGGCCAGCCTCGCGGTGATCTTCATTATGTTGCTTCTCGTCTACCGTTCGCTCATCACCGTCATTCTGCTGTTGGTGGTGGTCGGCATCGAATTGCAACTGGCCCGCGGAATCGTTGCTTTCATCGGCCATCTCGGAATGATCGGCCTGACCACCTTCGCCGTGAATCTGCTGGTATCCCTGGTGATCGCGGCGGGGACCGACTACGGGATCTTTTTCGTTGGCCGGTATCAGGAGGCGCGCCAGGCCGGCGCGGACAGGGAAGCGGCCTACTACACCGCGTACCACGGGGTCACCAAGGTCGTGGTGGCCTCGGGTCTGACCATTGCCGGAGCACTGTTCTGCCTGATCTTCACCCGGCTACCGTCGTTCTATCTGCTGGCCATCCCTTGCGCGGTGGGCGTGCTGGTCGCGGTCGCGGTCGCAGTCACGCTTATTCCGGCGGTTCTGACCGTGGGCGGCCGTTTCGGTCTGCTCGATCCGAAGCGGAGAATCCATGCTGGCATATGGCGGCGGGTAGGCACGGCGATCGTTCGGTGGCCCGCCCCGATACTCATCGCGACGTTGGCGGTCACCCTGGTCGGGCTATTGACGCTGCCGGGCTACCGGCCCAGCTACAACGACCAGCAGTTCATTCCGAAGGATATCCCCGGAAATTTGGGGTATGAGGCCGCAGCCCGACACTTCCCCCCGTCGGCAATGATGGCGCCCGAGCTCCTGTTGGTGGAGACCAATCACGATCTGCGCGATCCCGCCGATTTTCTGGTGCTGGAAAAACTGACCAAGGCCGTCCTCGCCGTGCCGGGAGTTGCGACGGTTCAGTCCGTAACTCGGCCCGAGGGGACCCCGATCCAGCACACCTCGATACCGTACATGCTCAGCATGCAGGCGGCCGGCCAGCAGCAATTCCTGGTCTTCCAGCGGGCGCGGATGAATGACCTGCTCAAGCAGGTCGACTTGATCACCGAGGCGATCAACACCACTCAGCGGCTGTATGAAATTACGAAGCAAATGGTCGCCACGACGCACGATATCGCCGTCAACACCCACGAAGTCCAGGATCTCACGAATGACCTGCGGGATAACGTCTCGGATTTCGAGGATTTCTTTCGGCCCATCCGCGCCTACTTCTACTGGGAAAAGCACTGCTACGACATCCCCGTTTGTTTGGCGCTGAGAAGCGTATTCGATTCGCTGGATGGTGTTGATTCGCTTGCCGACAAGCTGAAGGACCTGGTGGCAGACATCGACAAGATCGACTTGCTCCTGCCGGAGGTGCTCGCCCAACTCCCGGAAACGATCGCGATTATGCAGGAATCGCGGACCATGCTGCTTACCATGCACAGCACGATGTCCGGGACCCTCGGGGACATGGGCGACGATAGCGGTAATGCGACCGCCTTGGGGAAGGCGTTCGACAACTCCAAGAACGACGATTCTTTCTACCTGCCGCCGGAAGTGTTGAAAAACAAGAACTTCCAACGAGTCATGAATCTGTTCTTGTCGCCCGACGGCAAGGACCTCCGAATCCTCATTCTGCAAAAGGGCGACCCGGCGTCGACGGACGGCATTTCGCGTGTCGACGCAATCAAGAGCGCGGCCGGGGAGGCGCTCAAGGGAACCCCGCTGGAAGACGCCAAGATTTACCTCACCGGGACCGCGGCGGGGACCAAGGACTTGGTGCAGGGCTCCACGTACGATCTCATGATCGCGGGAGTCGCCGCGCTGTGCCTCATCTTCATCGTCATGCTGATCATGACACGCAGTTTTGTTGCGGCGCTGGTTATCGTCGGCACCGTATTGCTTTCGCTGGGCGCGTCATTCGGGCTCTCCGTGTTCGCGTGGCAGGATTTGCTCGGCATACAAATTCACTGGTCCGTGCTCGTTATGTCGGTGATCGTCCTTTTGGCGGTAGGCGCTGACTATAATTTGCTGCTGGTAGCGCGAATGAAAGAAGAAATAGGCGCCGGTATTAACACCGGCATCATTCGCGCCATGGGTGGCACTGGCAAAGTCGTGACGAACGCGGGTCTGGTGTTCGCGTTCACCATGGCGTCCATGCTGGTCAGCGATCTGCGCACCATCGGCCAGGTGGGCACCACGATCGGTCTGGGTTTGCTGTTCGACACGCTGGTGGTGCGCGCGTTCATGACGCCGTCGGTCGCGGCGCTGCTGGGCCGCTGGTTCTGGTGGCCGCAAAAGGTGCGCCCCCGGCCCGCGAGTTCCATGCTGCGACCCACCGGACCCCGTCCGCTGGTGCGCGCCCTGTTGCTGAGATAG
- the ripD gene encoding NlpC/P60 family peptidoglycan-binding protein RipD: protein MKRICGFVIGLALLLMAPAMVSTAVATADPGARAMDYQQATDVVVARGLSQRGVPFSWAGGGITGPTLGKGTGATTVGFDASGLMQYAYAGAGIKLPRSSGELYRVGQKILPQQARRGDLIFYGPEGTQSVAMYLGNNQMLEVGDVVQVSPVRANGMTPYLVRVLGVQQTPYQPAPQQLPQQAPVQQAPLQQQSQLQQVPTQQAPLQQAPVQQVPTQQAPVQQAPVQQVPTQQAPVQQAPLQQMPLQLPTPAPVQQIPAQPSPFGPTQ, encoded by the coding sequence ATGAAGCGCATCTGCGGCTTCGTGATCGGTCTAGCACTGCTCCTGATGGCACCGGCGATGGTCAGCACGGCTGTGGCGACCGCCGACCCGGGTGCTCGGGCGATGGACTACCAGCAGGCCACCGACGTCGTCGTCGCGCGCGGCCTGTCGCAGCGCGGCGTGCCGTTTTCCTGGGCCGGCGGCGGTATCACCGGCCCCACCCTGGGCAAGGGCACCGGCGCGACCACCGTCGGGTTCGACGCCTCGGGCCTAATGCAGTACGCCTACGCCGGCGCCGGGATCAAGCTGCCGCGTTCCTCCGGCGAGTTGTACCGGGTCGGCCAGAAGATCCTGCCGCAGCAGGCCCGCCGCGGCGACCTGATCTTCTACGGCCCCGAAGGTACCCAAAGCGTGGCGATGTACCTGGGGAACAACCAGATGCTCGAGGTGGGCGACGTGGTCCAGGTGTCGCCGGTGCGCGCCAACGGCATGACCCCCTACCTGGTCCGGGTGCTCGGGGTCCAGCAGACGCCTTACCAACCAGCACCGCAGCAGCTGCCGCAGCAGGCGCCGGTCCAGCAGGCCCCGCTGCAGCAGCAGAGCCAGTTGCAGCAGGTCCCGACGCAGCAGGCCCCGCTGCAGCAGGCCCCGGTCCAGCAGGTGCCGACGCAGCAGGCCCCGGTGCAGCAGGCGCCGGTCCAGCAGGTGCCGACGCAGCAGGCGCCGGTCCAGCAGGCGCCGTTGCAGCAAATGCCGCTGCAGCTGCCCACGCCGGCGCCGGTGCAGCAGATCCCCGCGCAGCCGTCACCGTTCGGCCCCACGCAGTAA
- a CDS encoding adenosylmethionine--8-amino-7-oxononanoate transaminase, with the protein MLPDGRAFCDSQLVSDPVAELTPEQISAIDAAHVWHPYSTIGAETVAPVVAVEARGAWLTLVRDGTRIEVLDAMSSWWTAIHGHGHPVLDAALTAQLGVMNHVMFGGLTHQPAARLARLLVDITPPGLETVFFSDSGSVSVEVAVKMALQYWRSRGEPGKHRLMTWRGGYHGDTFTPMSICDPDGGMHSLWIDILAHQEFAPQVPRDYDPAYSVAFEAQLALRAAELAAVVVEPVVQGAGGMRFHDPRYLTDLRDACRRQNVLLIFDEIATGFGRTGELFAADHAGVSPDIMCVGKALTGGYLSLAATLCTTEIAHTISAGEAGALMHGPTFMANPLACAVSVASIELLLGQDWRSRVAEIAAGLAAGLEPARALPGVTDVRVCGAIGVVECARPVDLAVATPAALDRGVWLRPFRNLVYAMPPYICTPDEIARITSAMVDVARLVG; encoded by the coding sequence ATGCTGCCCGATGGCCGTGCTTTCTGCGACTCACAGCTAGTGTCGGACCCCGTGGCCGAGTTGACGCCCGAGCAGATCAGCGCGATCGATGCCGCACACGTGTGGCATCCCTACAGCACGATCGGCGCCGAAACGGTCGCTCCGGTCGTCGCGGTCGAAGCCCGCGGAGCGTGGCTGACGCTGGTGCGCGACGGCACCCGTATCGAGGTCCTTGACGCGATGAGCTCCTGGTGGACCGCGATCCACGGGCACGGCCACCCGGTGCTGGACGCGGCGCTGACGGCCCAGCTGGGCGTGATGAACCACGTCATGTTCGGCGGGCTGACCCATCAGCCCGCCGCAAGGCTGGCGCGGTTGCTGGTGGACATCACCCCGCCCGGGTTGGAGACGGTGTTCTTCAGCGACTCCGGCTCGGTGTCGGTGGAGGTCGCGGTGAAGATGGCGCTGCAATACTGGCGCAGCCGCGGTGAGCCCGGCAAGCACCGGCTGATGACCTGGCGGGGCGGCTACCACGGCGACACGTTCACGCCGATGAGCATCTGCGACCCGGACGGCGGCATGCACTCGCTGTGGATCGACATCCTGGCGCACCAGGAGTTCGCGCCGCAGGTGCCGCGCGACTACGACCCCGCCTACAGCGTCGCATTCGAGGCGCAGCTGGCGCTTCGCGCGGCCGAGCTGGCCGCGGTGGTGGTCGAGCCCGTCGTGCAGGGCGCGGGCGGCATGCGCTTCCACGACCCGCGATACCTGACCGACCTGCGCGACGCCTGCCGGCGCCAGAACGTGTTGCTGATCTTCGACGAGATCGCGACCGGTTTCGGCCGCACGGGCGAGCTGTTCGCCGCCGATCACGCCGGGGTGAGCCCGGACATCATGTGTGTCGGCAAGGCTCTCACCGGTGGATATCTGAGTTTGGCCGCCACGTTGTGCACGACCGAAATCGCGCACACCATCAGCGCCGGCGAGGCGGGGGCGCTGATGCACGGGCCCACCTTCATGGCCAATCCGCTGGCGTGCGCCGTGTCGGTGGCCAGCATCGAGCTGCTGCTGGGCCAGGACTGGCGCTCGCGGGTCGCCGAGATCGCCGCCGGGTTGGCGGCCGGGCTGGAACCCGCCCGCGCGCTGCCCGGCGTGACCGATGTCCGGGTGTGCGGCGCGATCGGCGTCGTCGAGTGCGCGCGGCCCGTCGACCTGGCCGTCGCCACCCCGGCGGCGCTGGATCGCGGCGTCTGGCTGCGGCCCTTCCGCAACCTCGTGTACGCGATGCCGCCGTATATCTGCACGCCGGACGAGATCGCCCGGATCACCTCGGCGATGGTCGACGTCGCGCGGTTGGTGGGCTGA
- a CDS encoding MmpS family transport accessory protein: protein MKRLWIPLVVLAVVAVGGLTVSRLHGLFGSEKGISYGDTRVDNKPYNPQHLRYEVFGPPGTVALISYYDENGTPQHVEGANLPWAMEFPVTGAMGLGSVAAQGDTDSIGCRILMDGVVKSEKITHEVSAFTSCMLKAS from the coding sequence CTGAAGCGGTTATGGATCCCGCTGGTCGTGCTCGCGGTGGTCGCCGTCGGCGGATTAACTGTTTCCCGGCTGCACGGCCTCTTCGGTTCCGAAAAAGGCATTTCGTACGGCGACACCAGAGTCGACAACAAACCTTATAACCCGCAGCATCTGAGATACGAAGTCTTCGGACCGCCGGGCACCGTGGCCTTGATCAGCTATTACGACGAAAACGGCACCCCACAGCATGTTGAAGGGGCAAATCTGCCGTGGGCAATGGAGTTTCCCGTCACGGGCGCGATGGGCCTCGGCAGCGTCGCGGCGCAGGGCGACACTGACAGCATCGGTTGCCGGATCCTGATGGATGGCGTGGTCAAGTCCGAGAAAATCACTCACGAGGTGAGCGCCTTTACCTCCTGCATGCTGAAAGCCTCATGA
- a CDS encoding YbjN domain-containing protein, whose protein sequence is MTSETLCANLIERYLSTRGLPFLRGDHDGEYFCVVDAQPRRLHVHLSMSSSFGDMLMIDVTPSRFSPVTDRASLTKFADTFNRRNRGITAIVHGSADTQHLGLSARRSQWIREDISAEDFAAHVDRTIAAAIELFGQLAPVQGPSAAVLLREVG, encoded by the coding sequence ATGACAAGCGAGACGCTCTGCGCGAACCTGATCGAACGCTACCTGTCCACTCGTGGACTGCCGTTCCTTCGGGGCGACCATGACGGCGAATACTTCTGCGTCGTCGACGCCCAGCCGCGCAGGCTGCACGTCCACCTCTCGATGTCCTCGTCGTTTGGCGACATGCTGATGATCGACGTCACTCCCTCGCGGTTTTCCCCGGTCACCGACCGCGCGTCGCTGACGAAGTTCGCCGACACCTTCAACCGGCGCAACCGCGGAATCACGGCGATCGTGCACGGGTCCGCCGACACGCAGCACCTCGGTCTCTCGGCCCGCAGATCCCAGTGGATCCGGGAAGACATCTCGGCGGAGGATTTCGCCGCCCACGTCGACCGCACGATTGCCGCGGCGATCGAGCTCTTCGGTCAACTCGCCCCGGTCCAGGGGCCGTCGGCGGCGGTGTTGCTGCGCGAGGTCGGTTAG